In the Nicotiana tabacum cultivar K326 chromosome 16, ASM71507v2, whole genome shotgun sequence genome, one interval contains:
- the LOC142170237 gene encoding uncharacterized protein LOC142170237, translating to MTTALHNGPWFINGYFLSTRQWEPDFVAGKAKQIHIAIWVRLPQLPTEFYDGLILRKIGNSIGKLLKIDACTSSTLRDRYARLCVKLPLNQPVQQCILIGSHLQQLVYEGINFLCKNGGYLGHTVTSCIVTSPKSNNLQDPIA from the coding sequence ATGACTACAGCTCTCCACAATGGTCCATGGTTTATCAATGGATACTTTCTATCAACGAGGCAATGGGAACCGGATTTTGTAGCAGGGAAAGCTAAACAAATTCATATAGCTATTTGGGTCCGTCTACCACAACTACCCACAGAATTCTACGACGGATTAATCTTGAGGAAAATTGGCAATTCTATAGGGAAGCTACTTAAAATTGATGCATGCACCAGCTCCACCCTTAGAGATCGTTATGCACGTCTTTGTGTGAAACTACCATTAAACCAGCCTGTTCAACAGTGTATCCTAATTGGCTCCCATCTCCAACAACTCGTTTATGAAGGAATAAATTTCCTTTGCAAGAACGGTGGCTACCTTGGGCATACGGTTACCTCATGCATAGTTACTTCACCAAAGAGTAACAATTTGCAAGATCCTATCGCCTAA